The Planctomicrobium piriforme genome contains the following window.
GCGCGGCCATCAAGGCGGTCTCGGACACGACGGAATCCAACGCTGCCAGCTCGGAAGAACTCGCTGCCAGCGCCGAACAACTGGGAGCCCAGGCCTCCACTCTGCAGGATCTGGTGAGCCGCTTCAAAGCTTAAGGTCGTTTCGAAAATTGAGTTCAAACGAAGTGCGTGACCGCAGGAAGCAGTGACATGGATCTCACTCTGGAGGAGTTCAGGAAATTTGAAACGTTGATTTACCAGATCAGCGGCATCCGGTTGCAGGAAAGCAAACAGTCGCTGCTGACAAATCGCCTTCGTCGGCGATTGAAAGCACTGGGACTGGCGGATTTCAAGACCTATTACCGTCTCCTCAGCTCGCCAGAGGGGAGTTCAGAAATGGCCGAGTTTCTGAATGTGGTGACGACGAACGAAACTTCATTTTTCCGGACAGAAAAGCACTTCGAATGGCTGCGGACCGAGTTTCTGCCAGAATGCATTCGCGATGCCACGCGGGGACTGCGCAGCAAACGGCTCCGTATCTGGTCGGCGGCCAGCAGTACGGGAGAAGAGGCCTACTCCATCGCCCTCTGTCTGGCCGAAAACCAGTTGCGGCTCGGCGGCTGGCAACTGGAGATCGTCGGCACTGACATTTCCGAAGATGTCCTGCAGCGGGCCCGCGAAGGGGTTTATAAAACAAGTTCACTCGAAGGCATGGATGAGAAGCAGTTGCGGCGGTACTTCACCGCAATGCCGGACCATCAGCACATGTGCGTCAAACCGGCCCTCGCGAATCAGGTGACCTTCAAAAAGCACAATCTATTGAACGCCTGGACCGCGGAGCCGTTCGACTGCATTTTTTTGAGGAACGTCCTGATCTACTTTGATCGGGCGTCGAAGGCGGTTGTTTTGCGGCATATTCGTAACGCTCTGAGCAGCCGGGGCTTTCTGGTCCTGGGGCCCTCCGAAGGAGTTTTTGACATGTTGGACGGATTCGAAAAGGTCAACACGTTCCTGTATCGCAAACAGGATTGAAGGCGCATGGCAGACAACCTTTCATCTTCTGCCGACGGAGGCTCGTTCCACGGGGACGAACTGGACGAGTACCGGCAGGTCTATCTCGACGAGACTGACGAAGAGCTCGAAAGTCTGGTGCAGGCCCTCCTCACACTCGAAGAAGACCCGCAGAATGGTAATGCGCTGAACGAAGCGTTTCGCCTGCTGCACACGATGAAGGGAACCTCAGGGCTGATGGGTTATCTCGGGGTCAGCGAACTGACGCATCAACTCGAAAGCCGCTTCGAAAAAATCCGCTCGCACGAAGAAACCCTGACCCGCGAATTGATGAATCTGGTCCTGAAGGCGACCGACTTTCTGCGGACCTTCATTGAAGAACTGCGAAAAGGGGGCAACCCCAGCGATGACGCGTCGGCCTTGATTGAGGAACTGAACCGACTCGGCCAGGCTCCGGCGGCGGTTTCCACTGCGCCGGCCAAATCAGTCCCTTCACCCTCGACCCGCACGCTGGGTGGAGCGTTTCGGGTGCGCGTGAAATTCATCGCTGGCCTGCAACTTGCCGACCTGAAAGCCCGGCTCATCCTCGCACGGCTGGCAAACCTGGGTGAAGTGATCGGTTCGGAACCGTCCATTGAAGACGTCACCAGCCTCGACGATCTGACGCAGTTCACGATCCTGTTTTCGAGCGACCGCGATGCGGCCGAGATTCGCAAGATCGCCAGTGTGGATGGCGTGGAAAGCATCGAAATCCTACCAGGTCTGATGGAGATGGCAGTCGAAGAACGGCGGCCGCCTGCGGTCGAGATTTCGCAAGATTCATTCAGTCCGCCTGCCGTGATGGAGAGCATCGTCACCCCCGCGCCGCAGACTGACGCCGAGATCACGCCTGACTTGCCGCCTGAAGCAGAGACCGCGCGCCGGGCTGCCGCAGAAACGGTTCGGGTCGAAGTGCATCGACTGGATCGGCTGATGAACCTGACCGGCGAACTGCTGGTGACAAATGCTCATTTCGCACAGCTCACCCAGGAAATGTTGCCGCTCTTCAAACGCGGGAGCTTCAACAGCAAGGTCAAGGATTTAAGCGATCGGTTGCGGCAGCGCTTGAGCGGGTTGCCTGGTCAGGGGGGCTCTCGCGGTCCAACTGACCTGCTGGCCGAGTTCGCGGAAGACCTCGATCTGCTCGAACGGCTGACGGTGCGCTGGGAAGAAGGACGCAGCCGCTTCACGCAAATCGCCGAAACGGTCGATCAACTTTCCCGCGTCTCCAACAACCTGCAGAAGCGGGTACTCGACACCCGCATGGTGCCCGTCGGTCCCCTTTTCAATCGTTTCAAACGCGTGGTGCGGGATCTGGCAGCGGAACGAGACAAGCAGGTCCAGCTTGTCATTCGCGGCGAGCGGACCGAACTCGATAAACGCATGATCGATGAGCTGGGCGACCCCTTGCTGCATCTGATGCGAAACTCCATCGATCACGGTCTGGAAACCAGCTCGGAACGGCAGCGGCTCGGGAAACCCGAAGTCGGGACGATCGTGCTGGAAGCCGCTCACCGGGGCAACAATGTTTTCATTCAGATCAGCGACGACGGCGCAGGACTGAATATCGCCAAGATCCGGCAACGCATCCTCGAACGGGGTCTGCTGAGCTCTGCGGAACTCGAAACCTATTCCGAATCGCAGATCGTCGACTTCATCTGGCGTCCCGGTTTCAGCACCGCCAAACAGATCACGGATATCTCCGGCCGCGGCGTCGGCATGGACATCGTCAAGAACCGCATCAGTGAACTCAGCGGCAGCATCGAGGTGCGCACGGAGGCCCAGCGCGGAACAACATTCTCAATTCGACTCCCCCTCACGCTGGCGATTATTCGCAGCCTGATGATTCGCTTTCACGAAGGAATTTATTCGATTCCCCTCGATGACGTGCGAGAAATTGTGTTCATGCCCTGGGACAGAATCCACACCGTGCATCATCGCCAGACCATTGAAGTCCGCGGGCAGTTCATTCCGCTCGCGCGGATGGATACGATTTTTACCTGGAATGATTTGTCGGCCACCTCACAGGCGACCGGCCCGACGGCAACGCTCGCTGCGGAGACGAATTCTGCGCCTACCCACGGCGTGAACGTCGTCATTTTGCAATCGTCCGGTCGCACGTTAGGCTTGTGCGTCGATGAGTTGCTGGGCGGAGCCAATATCGTCATCAAGTCGCTGACGGAAAACTTCAAGAACATCTTTGGGCTGTCGGGAGCGAGCGTGAAGGGGGACGGCACCGTCTGCCTGATGCTCGATACGGCGGCGATCTTCGAACTTGCCGCTCGCCAGACGAAAGCTCCTTCGTCAGCATCCCCCGAACGCGTCTCGTAACCGATCACCCTGGAATTCATTGTGCCTCCTGAAGATGATCGGCTGAATCCAGCCCAGTTGATTCGACTTCGCGAGGCCTTCGCCTGCGGCGCTGCCGATGCGTCGTCCGCGCTGGCGGTCTGGGTGAATGTTCCGGCTCTCGTCAGCATCGAAGCGGTCGAACAACTGACGCCCGCACAAGCGGTGGATGTTCTCGGCGATGCCGAAACGCCGATCTGCTGCTGCGCGATGTCGATCGAGGGACCGCTCTCAGGCTCGCTCCTGCTGGCGTTTGACGATCCGTGCGGCTGGGCGCTGGCCGATCTCGTGCTGGGTCTCCCTGCCGGCTCCTCGTCGTCCTGGAACGAACTGGAACGCTCGGCGGCGCTGGAATCGACGAACATCATCGGGACGAACTATTCCAACGGACTGGCGAACTACCTGGCGACGGCCGCAGGCGAGGCGCTGGAAATGATCCCTGCCCCGCCCCTCTTCCAGCGAGACTTTGCACAAAGCATTCTGGAATTCGCCCTGATGGGACAGGTGGCGGAACAGACTTCGGTCCTCATCGCCCATGCCCGATTCGAGATTCAGGACCGCTCGCTGTTGTGGCGATTGCTGTTTGTTCCCAATGCCGACTCGCTGCAGCGCCTGGGCCAGCTGCTGTCCGCGAATTGAAAGTATCCCTCGGCATGATCGACGGCGGCGAACGTCTGCAGCTTGTGACCACCGGAGAGGCTGTCGTCAAAATTGGCGAACTCGGCCTGGCAGGCGGTGCAGGCGTGCTGCGGACGTTGCTGGGATCCTGCATTGGGTTGTGCGTCTATGACCGCCAGCGGCGCATCGGCGGCCTGGCGCATATCGTGTTGCCTGACTCTCATGGACGTCAGGATTCGCTGGGGAAATACGCCGACACGGCTGTGCCTGAGCTGATCCGGCAGATCACGCTGGCAGGAGGACGCGCCGGGTCGCTGAATGCGAAAATCGCCGGCGGCGCCGATATGTTCGCCGCTGCTAAAACAATGACCGTCGGCAGCCAGAATCGCACGGCCGTACTCGCGTGCCTGAAGCTGCGAGACATTCCTGTCCTGAAGGATCACTGCGGAGGAGAACAGGGCCGCCGCATGTACTTTTTTCCTGAGACAGGTCGAGTCCGCATCGAAATCGTCGGACAGGAACCGGTCGACCTCTGAGAGTCAGTTTTCAAACTCCCCACGCCCCGGCACTCCGGGGAGAGGGGCCGGGGGTGAGGGGGCGAATTGTCATTCAACGCATCGATTTCACAGCCCGATCAACTTGTACCAATCGCATTTGAAGTGAGTTACTGAGGCGGACCATCGGTCTCAAGAGCTTTTGAGTTGGTGATTTGATATACCAGAACCGTCGGCCATTTGACCTGGCCGGCTTGATCCCGGGGAAGACATGTCTGCCAATCGACTGATGATCGTCGACGATGCCTTGATTATGCGCATGAAGATCAAACAGATTGCGCTGGCGGCAGGCTGGCAGGTGGTGGCCGAGGCCGACGACGGTAAGGCCGCCGTGGAACGCTATCAGGAACATCGTCCTGATCTGGTCACCCTCGATGTCGTGATGCCGCACCAGGACGGCCCGGACACGCTGCGGGAAATTCTCGGCATCAACCCCGAGGCCCGGATCGTCATGGTCAGCGCCGTGAACCAGAAGGCAAAACTGGTCGAGTGCATCAGCGCTGGAGCGATTGACTTCATCGTCAAGCCGTTCGATCCGCAGCGTCTGAAAGAGTTCTTCGAAAAACAGCTCATTTCGAACTGACCATCATGGCCGATCGAGTCCCCATTGTCGTGGTCGACGATTCGGCCCTGTTTCGCTGCCTGATCCGCGACGCCTTGCGGGAGATTCCCGGCGCATCGGTCATCGGCAATGCCGACTCCGGCGCAGCGGCCATCGAAAAGATCGCTGAACTCAATCCCGAAGTGGTCACGCTCGATGTCGAGATGCCCGGCATGAGCGGCATCGACGTGCTGCGGGAAATGAAACGCCGTTCGCTCCGGACCAGAGTCATCATGGTGAGCCGGTTGACCGATGCCGGCGCTCAGGTGACGACCGAATCACTGCTCGAAGGTGCGTTCGATTTTGTCCTCAAGCCCTCAGGCCCCAACCCTGCCGAGAACCGCCAACAACTCAAACTGGCGCTCGCGGATAAAATCGCGGCGGTGCTGGCGTCCCGAGACGACGAACCTGGACCGATCCGCCAGGCCCCTTCCCGGCCTTCCCGCAGCGATGCCCCGACCCGCTGTGACGCACTCCTGATTGGCACATCGACAGGCGGCCCCGATGCCCTGCGACGCGTGTTGCCGCTGCTGCCGCAGGACTTTCCGGTGCCGGTCCTGGTGGTGCAGCACATGCCGGCGCAATACACGAAAAGCCTGGCGACCCGACTCGACAGCTTGTGCCCGCTGCATGTCGTCGAGGCGGAACATCGGCAACGCGTGGAACCGGGCACCATCTACATCGCCCCAGGCGGTTGGCACATGCAGGTGGCACGACCAGATCCGGATCGGGTGCTGATCAATCTCACCGATGATCCGCCTGAACATGGCTCGCGTCCGTCGGTCGATGTCCTCTTTCGTTCGGCGGTCAATGTTTACGGACCGCGCGCGTTGGGAGTCATTCTGACCGGCATGGGCCGGGACGGCGCGGCAGGATGCGCCGCACTCAAATCCGCAGGCGGACGCGTTATTGCCCAGCATCACGAGGGCTGCGTCGTCTATGGCATGCCGAAAGCGGTCGTCGAAGCGGGTCTGGCAGACTTCTGCCTGCCGCTGGATCGGGTGTCCGACGCCATCCTGCGTCAAACAGGCCGGTTCAGTTGAGATGTCTCAGTAGGCCTGCGTCGGCGCGTACGGCTGATAGGCCAAGACTTCTTGTACCGTTTCTGGCCGAAAGTAATTGTTCATCTGCATCCACAGATCGCCGTCGGTTTGTTCTCGCACTTCCTTGCGCCGTACCGCTCGCAACATGAGTCGCCAACCCTCCGCATGGGCTCGCGCATCCCGATGGAAAGAGCCGAATCCCATCTTCACGAGTTCACCAGGCCGCACCTGACGACGTTCCAGTTTCCCAGTGGCAATCATGCGCTCGATCGCCTGGTTGTAGAGCACCTGTTGTGGATGGCCTGGCGGGTAGTCTGGCAGTTCGATCGGACCGGTCACATACTCCGTCAATGACACATCTCCAAAGACGCAGATGATCGTCTCGCGCTGTCGAACTTCTGCATTCGCATTCTGATAGTCCGGCCCGTTCCCGTCGGGACGCGGCGGAATCATGTCAGAGTGCCAGCCCAGCAATTGATGCAGCGGATACCAGCCTTCGCGCAGCCAGGCGAGCTTGGAGCGTATCATTAAGTCGGGATCCTCGCGCCAATCTTCCGGCAAGTGTTCCACAAACGCCTGCGTGGCAGCCCCTCCCCATTGGAGAGCTTCATCACGAGTTGCACGAAAGAGATTGCGTTCTTCAGCAATCACATGTTGCGGAAGATCCGGAGCCAGCGCGACGGTTTGAAAGTTCGACTGAAAAAGCATGTGGATGCTCACAGGTTGGTCGCATTGCGGATGCCGTTGACCAGCGGACGGTCATCACCGCGCGTCGCCCGAATCCAGAATTGAAACCCGCTGCTGGCAGCAGCTTCGTGCCGATGAAAGGCCCCCCAGCGGTAGCGATACAGCGTGTCCGGCGGAACTGTCAGGATCGAGAGCCGGCCTGCGTCAATCTCCGCCTGCAGACGGACGTGACGCTCGTGGATCACTTGCAATGGCGGCGATTCAGGGTGCAGTTCTGCCTCGGTCCCATCGCCGATCAGAAACTCAATCCCGGTCGGCCCGCAGCAGCACGCGATGTGTTCGGCTGCACGCTGCAGATTGGACTGGCCTGTCACGCCGTCCGTTCGACCTGGAAACGGCTCGTGGCACCAGAACATCGGGCCTTGCCGAAACCCCGCTGGCAGCCACACAAGTGTGGAATCAATCACAAGGTGCCCGGCAATCCATTCATTTGGTAACGCGTCGAGAAAAGCCGTAGCAATGGGCCCTGCGGTTTCCCGTGCGAAATCCAGACCTGCGGCGAACAGCGGCGTCTCTTGCCGTGGATCGAGCTGCTCCACAGACAACCGCGCGAGAGGAGTCACGACTTCGCTTCGCGAGATTGGCTGCGTCATGACGTCTGCCATGGACTCTCTTTCGTGATCGGAGAACGAGTTTGCGTGCGCGAGCGATGCTTCCGCCGCCAGATCAGAAAGCCAGTGACGTACAGCGCCAGGGGGGCGAACCCTGTCACGAACGCCAGCCAGCGTCCCACGAGGCCCAGGGCCTCCCCATTGTGCAGCGGGAGCTGCCAACTGATGAACGCGTCCGCGGCGGTTTGCTGTTTCGAATCTTTCACTCCCAGCACCGTCCCGCGATAAGGATCAATCCAGACACGGCTGCTCCCCAGACTGCGATTGGCATCGCCCGGCTGCCAGAACCGAACGACAAAGGTTCCTTCCGGCGTCGATGGGGGATGGAGCCGGCGGATGCGTCCCTTCGGGTAAAGATCGGTCACAATCTCCATCACGCGATCGGCACTGATACGGTCAACGCCGGCCATCGGAGTGGATCGCGGCTGGGGGGCAGGCCGGGCATGCTCCGCCAGAATGAACTTCACACAGGGCGCAATCCAAGCAGGAAAAGTGAGATAGATCCCGGTGAACGCCATCACGAGCAGCAGCGGGCTGTTGAAGATGCCCGTGACCTTGTGCAGGTCATAATTGAACAGCATCCCGGATCGAATGGAAAACGCCGAGCGCCAACTGTGTCTCCAGAGCGGCCACCACAACAGTATGCCGCTGATGACGGAGAGCATCAGCACAATTCCGGCTATGCCGACGATTGTCTCTCCAGTATGTCCCGCGAGTAATTCAGTATGAAGTTTGAAAATCCACGTCATCAGGTCTGCACCGTGGACCCGTTGTCCAGTGATCACGGTGCGAAAGGGATCGACGTAAACTTTGGTCAACTGGGGCGCCGACTTGGTCCCGGTTTGGAACCACACCGTCCAGATTCCATTCACTGATCGGGGAAAGTCGACAAAGCTGATCTTTCCGGTTTGAGCCGCGGTTGAGTTTTGCGCGGCGGAGAGAACTTCTTCGAGGCTGCACCGCGATTCGTTGGGGACGGTTCGAAAGATCTGCGGATTGAGCTGCTCATCGATCATGGATCGAAAAACCAGCACGCTCCCGGTCAGGCTGGTCAGAGCCAGCAACAAGCCCACGGTCACACCCAGCCAGCGATGTGTCAGCAGCCAGATCTTTCGAAATGTTCTCCGGCGCATGAACGCTCTCACGGGCAAAAATGACGCCCCTGAGCTGTGTGCTTCAGGGACGAACTGAAGTGCATGTTTTACTTCTTTTTATGCCGGCTGACCGCCTGACAGCGTGGCGAATATTTCGTCGAATGACGCAAGTCCTTGTCGAGTAATGCTTTTTGAAATGCTGTACTGGCCTTGCGAGAACAACTTTTGAGACTACCCTTTGCAGTTGAGACTGAGTTTCTGTGTCAAAACCTAACTTCCGGTGCCTGTCCGCGACAGTCCACGCCAACTCGCCACGCCCCCTGGTCCCACGTCGACAAGTGAAATTCCTGATGTCGACCCGCTCGCTCGTAACGACTCGAATTGCCGGCGAACGACCCCGCCCAATCAGAAAGAAATCACATGGCAGACAACTGCCTCCCCCCACACCAACTCGACCTCACGGGGAACCGTCCTCAGCGCAGCCGTCGTGGCTTCACGCTCATCGAGCTCCTGGTGGTCATCGCGATCATCGCCATTTTGATCGCCTTGCTGTTGCCCGCGGTTCAGCAGGCACGCGAAGCGGCGAGGCGCAGTCAGTGCAAAAACAATCTCAAGCAATTGGGACTGGCCATGCACAACTATGCAGACATTTACACGATGTTCCCGCTGCCCGATATTGGGGTCACATTTGCGCCGCGGACGCCCACGCACTGGGATATGAGCTGGGGCATTTCTCTGTTGCCGCAATTGGATCAGGCGCCGCTTTACAACAAGTTCAATCAGAATGCTCCGAACGGAGTGTCTGATGCGGCAAACCAGGCCGTGGTTTCGACCCGACTGGCGGTCTACATCTGCCCGACCACTCCCCGTGACGACCTCATTCAGGGCATCATTGAAGTCCAGGACCCCATTGCGACCGCGACGGTCAACCAGAATTTTGTCGCCGCGCCATCTGATTACCTGCTGCCCCGCAGCTTTCGGGACACCGCGTTCACCCCGGCCGAGGTCTACGGCGCGTTCTGCTATTCAAATTCGGCAGGCAATCTGGATACCTCGCGCGGAGGCGGTCGCCTCAGGGATATCACTGACGGCCTGTCCAACACGTTGTTGCTGCTGGAACGGTCCGGCTTTCCGGAGCTGAAGAAGAAGGGGAATATCACAAAGCTCGCGACCGACTCGACCTATCCCGTCGTCGTCCAGAAACACTTCAACGGCTGGTGGGCATCCACCCAGAACGACCGGGTTCGCGCCTGGAACGCCGAAGGCACCACCTACGGCGCCGGCCCCTGCGTCGTCAATTGCTCCAACGATTGGGGGGGCGCTTACTCCTACCACACCGGCGGCATGCAGGTGCTCCTGGCCGATGGCTCTGTGCGGTTTCTAGGCGAGAACCTCGATAAGCGAACCTTCCGAGCGCTCATCGGCAAGAACGACGGCGAAGTGCTTGGGGAGTTCTGATGCCGTTGCCTCTGGGAACACTCTTCGTATCGCGTCCAACTGCCGGACAGGAATCATGACATTCAACATACGGTTGGCAGGCTTGGCTTTGGTCGTCCTGACCTGGCACGGATGCGGAAAAGCCACCGAAAGCAATTGGCTCTCAACGCACCCTGCCCGTGGACAGGTGAAGATCAACGGCGTTCCCGCATGCGGCGCGATCGTCCGACTCTATCCCGTCAATCCACAGGCTGAAGACCGATCCCCTGTCGTTCCCACCGGACACGTCAAAGCAGACGGTTCCTTCGAACTCACGACCTATTCCACAGGCGACGGATCGCCTGCAGGAGACTACCGTGTCACTCTGGAATGGCCGGACCCGCAAGTGAATGCCTCACGAGGCGCGATGCCTGAGGATCCTCCAGATCGCTTGAAGAGCCGGTTTCTCAAGCCTGAACGGTCCACTCTGAAAGTGCTGATTGCGGCCGGAAAAAATGAACTCGAGCCCATCGTGCTCGACAAGGTGGAGATTCTCGCTGGTTCCTCACTGAAATAGGCCGGCCCCATGTTTCGCAAGACCGCACTGATTTGCCTGCCGCTCGCGGCCCTCGTTGTTCTGATTTCACTGTCGCTGGTTTCATCGTGGCCGGGAAACAGAACTTCGACGCAAAAAGAGATCCCGCCGCAGGAGCCGACACCGTCTGCTTTCAGGCAGCTCACCGATCTGGCAGGACGATCGGTCACACTGCCTGAGAACATCAACCGCTTCGTGCTGATGCGCGGGCTGGCCCTGTATGATCTGGCGGCTTTACTGGGCGACCAGCTCGACGAAAAACTGGTCGGATGGGATTCCTCGCTGCAGTCGAGCGATCGTGATGCTTACGACAAATTCGTCGCACGATTCCCCGGACTGAAACAGATTCCCTTGCTCGGGGACTCACTACGCGACGGCGTCAGCGCGGAAGCAGTGCTCGCGCTGCAGCCGGATGTCGTCATCGCTGGCACGTATATGGTCGGACAGACCAAATGCCTGGAGCAATTGGAACAGGCGGGCGTGCCGGTGCTGTACCTCAACTCGGACGATCCCTTTCGAGATCCCCAAAAAAGCTTGTTGTTGCTCGGGAAAGTGTTTCAGCAGGAGCCGCGAGCCAGGGAAATCGTCGACTGGGTCGACCGGGAGTTCGCCGTCGTGCAGGAGCGGATGTCCGGGCTTGATGGGCCCATTCCGTCAATTTACGTCGAAGCAGGCACCTCTGGAGCTGGCCGCTATGGCAATACGTTCGGCAGTAATCTGCAGGGACAACGGGTGAACTGGGGCAGCATTCTCAGTCAGCTTCGCTGCCAGAACGTGGCCAAAGATGTCTCAGGCGCGTACGGCATGGGGGTGATTCAGCCGGAATTTCTGCTCACCTCCAACCCCAGCGTGATTGTCATTACCGGAGCCTGCTGGACTGCGCATCCAGAGAGTCTGCGGCTGGGATACGACGCTCGTCCTGAACCCGCCCTTGAGACATTGAGACAGTATGAAAATCGTCCCGGCTGGTCAGAACTGGATGCCATTCAGAACGGACGGCTGTATGGGCTCAATACCCGACTGGGAAGTCACGTCACAGCCTTCGCGGCGGTCCAGCAACTCACGAAATGGTTGTATCCCCGCGAGTTCTCGGATCTGAATCCTCAACAGCGCTTGCAGGAATTTCACGAGCGGTTCATGCCCATCGAATACAGCGGCACATGGATGGTCGAACTGAAAGCCCCGTGATATCGCAGGTCGTTCCGCGTGCCCCGCTTCACGTTTATCAGCGCAGGACGCGGCAGCGGTTCTGGCTGCTGGCGGGAGTCCTCCTCCTCACGGCCTGCTCTCTGGTTGTGGACGTGATGACGGGACCGGCCGCGCTCACGCCCCGGCAAATTTTCACGACGATCCTCCTCCCCGACGCCGTGAGCCGTTCCTCCCAAACAATCGTCTGGTCATTCCGCCTTCCGACCGCCTTTCTGGCGGTGGCTGTCGGTGCAGCACTGGGACTGGCCGGCGGGCAGATGCAGACGATTCTCAATAACCCCCTGGCGAGTCCCTACACGCTGGGAGTCTCGGCCGCAGCCAGCTTTGGGGCAGCACTTGTACTGGCATGTGGTGCGGGACAGTTCGGATTTGCTTCCACGCTGGCGATTCCAGCCGGAGCGTTTGCGGTCGCACTCGCGTGCTCGCTCGCCCTTTATTTCGTCAATCGCCTGCCAGGAAGCACTTCGGAAACGCTGCTTGTCGGGGGCGTTGCCCTGCATTTCCTCTTCAGTTCCGGCGTCGCACTGTTGCAATATCTCTCGTCCAACGATGTCCTGCAGGCGATCGTCTTCTGGACATTCGGCAGTCTCCAGGGAGCAACCTGGACGAAGGTGACGCTCCTGGCAACAGCCTTTTGTTTGACGCTCGTGTTGACCTTTCCGCAGGTCTGGCAGCTCACTGCTTTGCAGTTGGGAAATGAGTACGCCCTGAGTCTCGGCGTCGATGTCGATCGCCTGAAATTGCGGACCATGCTGCTGATCTCCGTGCTGACCGCCACGGCGGTTTGTTTCACCGGGACCATCGGTTTCGTGGGTCTGGTCGCCCCGCATCTGGCGAGAAGGCTCGTCGGTGAAGACCAGCGATTTCTCCTGTTGATGTCAGCTGGCTGCGGCGCTCTGCTGGTCTCTGTCGCAGCGGTCCTCTGCAAGACTTTAGTGCCAGGTACGGTCTTTCCCATTGGCATCGTCACGGCCGCCATCGGAGCCCCGTTTTTCGCAATCCTGGCTTTTCGGAGTCCCCGATGAAGACGACCAGAAGTTCCAAGTCGTCAGTTTTCAGTTGTCAGTTTGAAAAGCCTGAAATGAACACGAGTTGTATTTCCTCAATTGAATTGGTCTGAACTGAAAACTGATGACTGAAAACTTGTTACTACCGATGGCGACCTTGCAGGCGAACGACGTGGGCTTCTGTTATGGAACGCGACGCGTCCTCCACAACGTCAATCTCATGCTCGAACCCGGCGTGACGGCACTGGTGGGACCAAACGCGGCCGGGAAATCGACGCTCCTCAAATGCCTGTGCGGCCAGTTGTCGCCGAAAGGGGAAATCACCCTGGACGGGCAGTCGCTTCGCGGACTTTCACGCCGCGATCTTTCCAGACAGATCGGCTATCTCCCGCAAACTCAAATGCAGCGGAGCCGATTCACAGTCTTTGAGACGATCCTCCTGGGACGGCTGCACGAGTTGGGCTGGCGCGCTTCCCAGTCAGAGATCGAGCGCGTGCATGACGTCCTGGAAGAAACATCGCTGACTTCGCTCGCTGACCGTGAGACCAGCGAATTGAGCGGCGGACAAATTCAAATGGTCGCCATCGCACAAGCTCTTGTTCGGGAACCTTCGGTCCTCCTCCTGGACGAACCAACCTCGAATCTGGATCTTCGCCGCCAACTCGAAGTCTGTTCTC
Protein-coding sequences here:
- a CDS encoding CheR family methyltransferase, whose translation is MDLTLEEFRKFETLIYQISGIRLQESKQSLLTNRLRRRLKALGLADFKTYYRLLSSPEGSSEMAEFLNVVTTNETSFFRTEKHFEWLRTEFLPECIRDATRGLRSKRLRIWSAASSTGEEAYSIALCLAENQLRLGGWQLEIVGTDISEDVLQRAREGVYKTSSLEGMDEKQLRRYFTAMPDHQHMCVKPALANQVTFKKHNLLNAWTAEPFDCIFLRNVLIYFDRASKAVVLRHIRNALSSRGFLVLGPSEGVFDMLDGFEKVNTFLYRKQD
- a CDS encoding chemotaxis protein CheA codes for the protein MADNLSSSADGGSFHGDELDEYRQVYLDETDEELESLVQALLTLEEDPQNGNALNEAFRLLHTMKGTSGLMGYLGVSELTHQLESRFEKIRSHEETLTRELMNLVLKATDFLRTFIEELRKGGNPSDDASALIEELNRLGQAPAAVSTAPAKSVPSPSTRTLGGAFRVRVKFIAGLQLADLKARLILARLANLGEVIGSEPSIEDVTSLDDLTQFTILFSSDRDAAEIRKIASVDGVESIEILPGLMEMAVEERRPPAVEISQDSFSPPAVMESIVTPAPQTDAEITPDLPPEAETARRAAAETVRVEVHRLDRLMNLTGELLVTNAHFAQLTQEMLPLFKRGSFNSKVKDLSDRLRQRLSGLPGQGGSRGPTDLLAEFAEDLDLLERLTVRWEEGRSRFTQIAETVDQLSRVSNNLQKRVLDTRMVPVGPLFNRFKRVVRDLAAERDKQVQLVIRGERTELDKRMIDELGDPLLHLMRNSIDHGLETSSERQRLGKPEVGTIVLEAAHRGNNVFIQISDDGAGLNIAKIRQRILERGLLSSAELETYSESQIVDFIWRPGFSTAKQITDISGRGVGMDIVKNRISELSGSIEVRTEAQRGTTFSIRLPLTLAIIRSLMIRFHEGIYSIPLDDVREIVFMPWDRIHTVHHRQTIEVRGQFIPLARMDTIFTWNDLSATSQATGPTATLAAETNSAPTHGVNVVILQSSGRTLGLCVDELLGGANIVIKSLTENFKNIFGLSGASVKGDGTVCLMLDTAAIFELAARQTKAPSSASPERVS
- a CDS encoding chemotaxis protein CheD, translating into MKVSLGMIDGGERLQLVTTGEAVVKIGELGLAGGAGVLRTLLGSCIGLCVYDRQRRIGGLAHIVLPDSHGRQDSLGKYADTAVPELIRQITLAGGRAGSLNAKIAGGADMFAAAKTMTVGSQNRTAVLACLKLRDIPVLKDHCGGEQGRRMYFFPETGRVRIEIVGQEPVDL
- a CDS encoding response regulator, encoding MSANRLMIVDDALIMRMKIKQIALAAGWQVVAEADDGKAAVERYQEHRPDLVTLDVVMPHQDGPDTLREILGINPEARIVMVSAVNQKAKLVECISAGAIDFIVKPFDPQRLKEFFEKQLISN
- a CDS encoding protein-glutamate methylesterase/protein-glutamine glutaminase, whose amino-acid sequence is MADRVPIVVVDDSALFRCLIRDALREIPGASVIGNADSGAAAIEKIAELNPEVVTLDVEMPGMSGIDVLREMKRRSLRTRVIMVSRLTDAGAQVTTESLLEGAFDFVLKPSGPNPAENRQQLKLALADKIAAVLASRDDEPGPIRQAPSRPSRSDAPTRCDALLIGTSTGGPDALRRVLPLLPQDFPVPVLVVQHMPAQYTKSLATRLDSLCPLHVVEAEHRQRVEPGTIYIAPGGWHMQVARPDPDRVLINLTDDPPEHGSRPSVDVLFRSAVNVYGPRALGVILTGMGRDGAAGCAALKSAGGRVIAQHHEGCVVYGMPKAVVEAGLADFCLPLDRVSDAILRQTGRFS
- a CDS encoding PepSY-associated TM helix domain-containing protein encodes the protein MRRRTFRKIWLLTHRWLGVTVGLLLALTSLTGSVLVFRSMIDEQLNPQIFRTVPNESRCSLEEVLSAAQNSTAAQTGKISFVDFPRSVNGIWTVWFQTGTKSAPQLTKVYVDPFRTVITGQRVHGADLMTWIFKLHTELLAGHTGETIVGIAGIVLMLSVISGILLWWPLWRHSWRSAFSIRSGMLFNYDLHKVTGIFNSPLLLVMAFTGIYLTFPAWIAPCVKFILAEHARPAPQPRSTPMAGVDRISADRVMEIVTDLYPKGRIRRLHPPSTPEGTFVVRFWQPGDANRSLGSSRVWIDPYRGTVLGVKDSKQQTAADAFISWQLPLHNGEALGLVGRWLAFVTGFAPLALYVTGFLIWRRKHRSRTQTRSPITKESPWQTS